Within the Nocardioides aurantiacus genome, the region CGGGTAGAGGCGGCGGCCGATGAGGGCGTCACCGCCGGCGAGGCGTTGCAGAGTCACCTGACAGGCGATGGCATCGCGTGCGGCTTGGCTGTCGGGGTGGAAGTAAGTCGAGCCGTGGTCGCCCTCGATCACGGTGATTGTTCCGCCTGATTTGAGCATGGACCGGAGGTTCATCAGGGCGGCTGGGGGGTCTGCGAGGTGCTCGAGCAGGAAACAGACGAAGACGTGGTCAAAGCTCCCGGCCGACAGCGGCCCCTCCCCAGCCGGCAGGTCGAGGACATCTGCTTGCAGGAAGGTGATGTCGTCCAGGCCGGCGGCTGTCGTTCTTCTGCGGGCTTCGTCGAGTGACGTCGTGGAGATGTCGAGGCAGGTAATCGCTGCGCCGGGGGACTTCTCGGCCAGAGTGACGGTCTGGGCGCCCACGCCGCATCCGACCTCGAGGACCGAGACTCCCGGCGGGTAACCGGTGTCGCTGTGGAGCAGGTCGATCAGTGAGCCGGCCTGATCGGTCAGCCGCTGGTTCTCGAGGCTGTGATAGCCGTGGACATACTGCTCGAACATCGTCATGGATTCGATCACTCTCATCAGCGCGTGAGCCTGCCGGTCACTGGTGTCGTTGGTGGTGTCTCCTGGTGCGGCGTCCTCCAGGGAGCCCAGAACGGCCGCGAGCCGGTCGCGTAGCAGAGTGCGTCTACGTAGGTCGTGGTCCAGGTCGTGGAGGTGGTTCCGCAAGGTCTCGACGGGATCGGGGTCTTGCTCGTCAAGCAGAGCAGCGACCCGGGTCAGGCTGATCCCCGTCCGCCGCAGCGCCAGCGCCCGGTACAGCCGCGTCACCTGGTCCGGCCCATACCGTCGGTGCCCACTCGCTGAGCGGTCGGCGCTCACCAACCCCTTGTCCTCCCAGTGGCGCAGCATCCGCACCGACAACCCGCTTGACTGCGCAAGCTGCCCGACCGTCCAGGACGCCGGCCGCGTCTTGTCCTTCTGGGCGTCCATGCTCAGAACCGTAGAACCTCACACCGTGTGAGGATCAACTCCGCGTCTTCTCAACTCCGCGTCTTCTGTACGTGCAACTGACAGGAAGCCCGTCCCCTTAGTCGAACCCCGATCGGAACGACCCTCGCTGCCGTGTCGGAGGTCGCCACTAGCATTGGCCCCATGTCTCAGTGCACTGCGCCCGTACTGGGCCACATCAGGGGCGGCGGCGCCGACTGCCCAGTTCACGGACGCGGCGGAGGGTACGGCTACGCGCCACCGCGGTCGTACCCGTCCTACCCAGCACCGACCGCGCCTGTGCGTAGGAGCGGGAGCCTGTCGAGCAGCAGCGGGGGCGGGGGACGTCGCACCGCCCGGCCGGCCTGGCAGCCGAGCACGTCGACTGTCTCGTACACGCCGCAGCAGGTGCGCGACCTCGAGCCCGTCCGCGCGGCGGCCGTGGTCCGAACTCAGGAGCACGACGTGTTCCTCTGCCACGCCTGGCCCGACCGCCAGGATGACGCGAAGGATGCCTACGACTTGCTCGTCGGGGAGGGCGTCTCGGTGTGGTTCAGCGAGGTGAGCCTTCGGCCCGGCACGGACATGCGAGTGGCTATCGAACGGGGGCTCGTGAGTTCGCGCATGGGGATCGTCCTGGTGACGCCCGCGATGCTCGACAAACTACGCACCGACCGAAGCGTCGCGAACGCTGAGCTCAGCGCTCTGTTGCGCCGCAACCTGCTGGTGCCGGTCATGCACGGGGTGACGTTCGAGGAGCTTGACCAGGTGAGCCCCACGCTCGCGTCACGTGGTGGATTCAACACGGCGGAGGAGTCTATGGGGGACATCGTCGTGAAAGTCGCCGAGCTCGTCGGAACGCTCGCCGATGAAGAGGCAGACGGGCTCAGCATGAAGTCGGCCGACACATAGCGCCGGATAGGAAAAGGCACTACGCCTCGAAGCGGTCTCGATACCCGATCGAGCTGTGGCGGGGTCCGGGTCGTTCGTGACGGCTTGGTAGAGACGGTTACGGAAGGAGGTCGAGTAGCCGCCGAGGAAGAATGTCCACCCGTCGTGAGTTCGATGGAGGTCCCCGGCGCCGACACCGAGAAGCCCCTTCGGCATCGGACCGGTCACCATGTCCCACAGCACACGAGCTGAACGCAACTGCATCCAAGAAATCTACCGCGCTCA harbors:
- a CDS encoding methyltransferase yields the protein MDAQKDKTRPASWTVGQLAQSSGLSVRMLRHWEDKGLVSADRSASGHRRYGPDQVTRLYRALALRRTGISLTRVAALLDEQDPDPVETLRNHLHDLDHDLRRRTLLRDRLAAVLGSLEDAAPGDTTNDTSDRQAHALMRVIESMTMFEQYVHGYHSLENQRLTDQAGSLIDLLHSDTGYPPGVSVLEVGCGVGAQTVTLAEKSPGAAITCLDISTTSLDEARRRTTAAGLDDITFLQADVLDLPAGEGPLSAGSFDHVFVCFLLEHLADPPAALMNLRSMLKSGGTITVIEGDHGSTYFHPDSQAARDAIACQVTLQRLAGGDALIGRRLYPLLDAAGYQNVAVSPRQVYVDASRPGLVDGFTRKTFTAMIQGVRQAALSAGLIEPHRFDEGIEHLLRTTEADGVFCYTFFKAVATS
- a CDS encoding toll/interleukin-1 receptor domain-containing protein, with amino-acid sequence MRDLEPVRAAAVVRTQEHDVFLCHAWPDRQDDAKDAYDLLVGEGVSVWFSEVSLRPGTDMRVAIERGLVSSRMGIVLVTPAMLDKLRTDRSVANAELSALLRRNLLVPVMHGVTFEELDQVSPTLASRGGFNTAEESMGDIVVKVAELVGTLADEEADGLSMKSADT